A stretch of Brassica rapa cultivar Chiifu-401-42 chromosome A08, CAAS_Brap_v3.01, whole genome shotgun sequence DNA encodes these proteins:
- the LOC103833787 gene encoding selenium-binding protein 2: MTDPKAPSLYKVVEPKEISEKTGLAFPHTSHCLASDDMLVSCLGDKEGNAKGNGFLLLDSDFNVKSRWDKPGHAPKFGYDFWYQPRFKTMISTSWGAPKAFSKVFNLQHVADGLYGSHLHIYKWPEGEMKQIIDLGNTGLLPLEIRFLHDPSKDTGYVGSALSSNMIRFFRNSDDTWSHEVVISVEPLKVENWILPEMPGLITDFLISLDDRPVKAVREDGTTYQFDVPQIKGKSLRAGPQMIQLSLDGKRLYATNSLFSAWDRQFYPW, translated from the exons ATGACCGACCCAAAGGCTCCGTCCTTGTACAAGGTTGTAGAACCTAAAGAGATTTCTGAGAAGACAGGATTAGCGTTTCCGCACACGTCTCACTGCCTCGCCTCTGACGACATGTTGGTCTCTTGCCTTGGTGACAAAGAAGGAAACGCCAAAGGGAACGGGTTTCTCCTTCTTGACTCTGATTTCAACGTCAAAAGCAGGTGGGACAAACCAGGGCACGCCCCAAAGTTTGGGTATGATTTCTGGTACCAACCTCGGTTCAAGACGATGATCAGCACTTCTTGGGGAGCACCTAAAGCTTTCTCCAAAGTTTTCAATCTCCAGCACGTTGCTGACGGCTTGTACGGAAgtcatttacatatttataaatgGCCAGAAGGTGAAATGAAACAGATTATTGACCTTGGTAATACTGGTCTCTTACCTCTCGAG ATAAGATTCTTGCATGATCCGTCTAAAGATACAGGGTATGTTGGGAGTGCATTGTCGAGTAATATGATAAGATTTTTCAGGAACAGTGATGACACATGGAGCCATGAG gtGGTTATATCAGTTGAACCACTGAAAGTAGAGAACTGGATTCTTCCAGAAATGCCGGGGCTTATCACCGACTTCTTGATCTCCCTCGATGATCG CCCTGTTAAGGCTGTTAGAGAAGATGGTACCACTTACCAGTTTGATGTTCCTCAGATCAAG GGGAAATCTCTACGAGCAGGACCTCAGATGATCCAGCTGAGCCTTGATGGTAAACGATTGTATGCAACAAACTCACTGTTCAGCGCGTGGGACCGTCAGTTTTACCCATGGTAA
- the LOC103833777 gene encoding selenium-binding protein 1 isoform X2: MATETKVIAPVGSGEKGCCKSGPGYATPLAAMSGPREKLIYVIAVYTGTGREKPDYLATVDVDPSSATYCSVIHRLPMPFLGDELHHSGWNSCSSCHGDASADRRYLVLPSFISGRIYAIDTKADPRAPSLYKYVDPKEIAEKTGLAFPHTTHCLASGEILVSCLGDKDGNAQGSGFLLLDSDFNIKNRWEKPGHSPLFGYDFWYQPRHKTMISTSLGAPKAFSKGFDLQDVADGFYGSHLHVYSWPGGEMKQLIDLGDTGLIPLEIRFLHDPSKDIGYVGSALSSNMIRFFKNSDETWSHEVVISVKPIKVENWVLPEMPGLITDFLISLDDRFFYFVNWLHGDIRQYNIEDPKNPVLTGQIWVGGLLQKGGPVKAVREDGGTYQFDVPQIKGKSLRGGPQMIQLSLDGKRLYATNSLYSVWDRQFYPELMDKGSHIIQIDVDTEKGGLSINPDFFVDFGEEPDGPALAHEMRYPGGDCTSDIWI; encoded by the exons ATGGCGACTGAAACTAAAGTGATAGCTCCGGTTGGAAGCGGAGAAAAAGGATGCTGCAAGTCAGGTCCCGGATATGCCACGCCACTTGCCGCAATGTCTGGTCCACGGGAAAAGCTCATCTACGTCATCGCCGTCTACACTG GAACGGGACGAGAGAAGCCAGATTACTTGGCAACGGTAGATGTGGATCCAAGCTCAGCAACATATTGTAGCGTCATTCATAGATTGCCAATGCCCTTTCTTGGTGATGAGCTTCATCATTCTGGTTGGAACTCTTGCAGTTCTTGCCATGGTGATGCTTCTGCTGATAGACGTTATCTCGTGTTACCATCCTTTAT ATCTGGTCGCATCTATGCAATTGACACAAAGGCAGACCCGAGGGCACCATCTTTGTATAAGTACGTAGATCCTAAAGAGATTGCTGAAAAGACAGGATTGGCCTTCCCACACACAACTCATTGCCTTGCCTCTGGTGAAATCTTGGTGTCCTGTCTTGGGGACAAAGATGGAAATGCCCAGGGGAGTGGGTTTCTTCTTCTCGACTCTGACTTTAATATCAAGAACAG GTGGGAGAAACCAGGACATAGTCCCTTGTTCGGTTATGATTTCTGGTACCAACCTCGGCACAAGACAATGATCAGCACCTCTTTGGGAGCACCTAAGGCCTTCTCCAAAGGTTTTGATCTCCAGGACGTTGCTGATGGCTTCTACGGAAGTCATCTTCATGTTTACAGTTGGCCAGGAGGTGAAATGAAACAGTTAATTGACCTTGGAGATACTGGTCTCATACCTTTGGAG ATCAGATTCTTGCATGATCCATCTAAGGATATAGGATATGTTGGGAGTGCACTGTCGAGTAATATGATAAGATTTTTCAAGAATAGTGATGAAACATGGAGCCATGAG GTCGTTATATCAGTTAAACCCATAAAAGTAGAAAACTGGGTTCTTCCAGAAATGCCAGGGCTTATCACCGACTTCTTGATCTCTCTGGATGATCGATTTTTCTACTTTGTGAACTGGCTTCATGGAGACATTCGCCAGTATAACATCGAAGACCCTAAAAACCCTGTCTTAACGGGACAAATTTGGGTGGGTGGTTTACTACAAAAGGGTGGTCCTGTTAAGGCTGTTAGAGAAGACGGCGGTACTTACCAGTTTGATGTTCCTCAAATCAAG GGGAAATCTCTGAGAGGAGGACCTCAAATGATTCAGCTTAGCCTTGATGGTAAACGACTGTATGCAACAAACTCGTTATACAGCGTGTGGGACCGTCAGTTTTACCCTGAACTTATGGATAAAGGATCACACATAATTCAGATTGATGTTGATACAGAGAAAGGTGGTCTCTCAATAAACCCTGATTTCTTTGTGGACTTTGGTGAAGAACCTGATGGTCCTGCGCTTGCCCACGAGATGAGATATCCCGGCGGAGACTGCACATCTGATATCTGGATTTGA
- the LOC103833777 gene encoding selenium-binding protein 1 isoform X3, with the protein MATETKVIAPVGSGEKGCCKSGPGYATPLAAMSGPREKLIYVIAVYTGTGREKPDYLATVDVDPSSATYCSVIHRLPMPFLGDELHHSGWNSCSSCHGDASADRRYLVLPSFISGRIYAIDTKADPRAPSLYKYVDPKEIAEKTGLAFPHTTHCLASGEILVSCLGDKDGNAQGSGFLLLDSDFNIKNRFLHDPSKDIGYVGSALSSNMIRFFKNSDETWSHEVVISVKPIKVENWVLPEMPGLITDFLISLDDRFFYFVNWLHGDIRQYNIEDPKNPVLTGQIWVGGLLQKGGPVKAVREDGGTYQFDVPQIKGKSLRGGPQMIQLSLDGKRLYATNSLYSVWDRQFYPELMDKGSHIIQIDVDTEKGGLSINPDFFVDFGEEPDGPALAHEMRYPGGDCTSDIWI; encoded by the exons ATGGCGACTGAAACTAAAGTGATAGCTCCGGTTGGAAGCGGAGAAAAAGGATGCTGCAAGTCAGGTCCCGGATATGCCACGCCACTTGCCGCAATGTCTGGTCCACGGGAAAAGCTCATCTACGTCATCGCCGTCTACACTG GAACGGGACGAGAGAAGCCAGATTACTTGGCAACGGTAGATGTGGATCCAAGCTCAGCAACATATTGTAGCGTCATTCATAGATTGCCAATGCCCTTTCTTGGTGATGAGCTTCATCATTCTGGTTGGAACTCTTGCAGTTCTTGCCATGGTGATGCTTCTGCTGATAGACGTTATCTCGTGTTACCATCCTTTAT ATCTGGTCGCATCTATGCAATTGACACAAAGGCAGACCCGAGGGCACCATCTTTGTATAAGTACGTAGATCCTAAAGAGATTGCTGAAAAGACAGGATTGGCCTTCCCACACACAACTCATTGCCTTGCCTCTGGTGAAATCTTGGTGTCCTGTCTTGGGGACAAAGATGGAAATGCCCAGGGGAGTGGGTTTCTTCTTCTCGACTCTGACTTTAATATCAAGAACAG ATTCTTGCATGATCCATCTAAGGATATAGGATATGTTGGGAGTGCACTGTCGAGTAATATGATAAGATTTTTCAAGAATAGTGATGAAACATGGAGCCATGAG GTCGTTATATCAGTTAAACCCATAAAAGTAGAAAACTGGGTTCTTCCAGAAATGCCAGGGCTTATCACCGACTTCTTGATCTCTCTGGATGATCGATTTTTCTACTTTGTGAACTGGCTTCATGGAGACATTCGCCAGTATAACATCGAAGACCCTAAAAACCCTGTCTTAACGGGACAAATTTGGGTGGGTGGTTTACTACAAAAGGGTGGTCCTGTTAAGGCTGTTAGAGAAGACGGCGGTACTTACCAGTTTGATGTTCCTCAAATCAAG GGGAAATCTCTGAGAGGAGGACCTCAAATGATTCAGCTTAGCCTTGATGGTAAACGACTGTATGCAACAAACTCGTTATACAGCGTGTGGGACCGTCAGTTTTACCCTGAACTTATGGATAAAGGATCACACATAATTCAGATTGATGTTGATACAGAGAAAGGTGGTCTCTCAATAAACCCTGATTTCTTTGTGGACTTTGGTGAAGAACCTGATGGTCCTGCGCTTGCCCACGAGATGAGATATCCCGGCGGAGACTGCACATCTGATATCTGGATTTGA
- the LOC103833777 gene encoding selenium-binding protein 1 isoform X1, producing the protein MATETKVIAPVGSGEKGCCKSGPGYATPLAAMSGPREKLIYVIAVYTGTGREKPDYLATVDVDPSSATYCSVIHRLPMPFLGDELHHSGWNSCSSCHGDASADRRYLVLPSFISGRIYAIDTKADPRAPSLYKYVDPKEIAEKTGLAFPHTTHCLASGEILVSCLGDKDGNAQGSGFLLLDSDFNIKNRGFLRWEKPGHSPLFGYDFWYQPRHKTMISTSLGAPKAFSKGFDLQDVADGFYGSHLHVYSWPGGEMKQLIDLGDTGLIPLEIRFLHDPSKDIGYVGSALSSNMIRFFKNSDETWSHEVVISVKPIKVENWVLPEMPGLITDFLISLDDRFFYFVNWLHGDIRQYNIEDPKNPVLTGQIWVGGLLQKGGPVKAVREDGGTYQFDVPQIKGKSLRGGPQMIQLSLDGKRLYATNSLYSVWDRQFYPELMDKGSHIIQIDVDTEKGGLSINPDFFVDFGEEPDGPALAHEMRYPGGDCTSDIWI; encoded by the exons ATGGCGACTGAAACTAAAGTGATAGCTCCGGTTGGAAGCGGAGAAAAAGGATGCTGCAAGTCAGGTCCCGGATATGCCACGCCACTTGCCGCAATGTCTGGTCCACGGGAAAAGCTCATCTACGTCATCGCCGTCTACACTG GAACGGGACGAGAGAAGCCAGATTACTTGGCAACGGTAGATGTGGATCCAAGCTCAGCAACATATTGTAGCGTCATTCATAGATTGCCAATGCCCTTTCTTGGTGATGAGCTTCATCATTCTGGTTGGAACTCTTGCAGTTCTTGCCATGGTGATGCTTCTGCTGATAGACGTTATCTCGTGTTACCATCCTTTAT ATCTGGTCGCATCTATGCAATTGACACAAAGGCAGACCCGAGGGCACCATCTTTGTATAAGTACGTAGATCCTAAAGAGATTGCTGAAAAGACAGGATTGGCCTTCCCACACACAACTCATTGCCTTGCCTCTGGTGAAATCTTGGTGTCCTGTCTTGGGGACAAAGATGGAAATGCCCAGGGGAGTGGGTTTCTTCTTCTCGACTCTGACTTTAATATCAAGAACAG GGGATTTCTCAGGTGGGAGAAACCAGGACATAGTCCCTTGTTCGGTTATGATTTCTGGTACCAACCTCGGCACAAGACAATGATCAGCACCTCTTTGGGAGCACCTAAGGCCTTCTCCAAAGGTTTTGATCTCCAGGACGTTGCTGATGGCTTCTACGGAAGTCATCTTCATGTTTACAGTTGGCCAGGAGGTGAAATGAAACAGTTAATTGACCTTGGAGATACTGGTCTCATACCTTTGGAG ATCAGATTCTTGCATGATCCATCTAAGGATATAGGATATGTTGGGAGTGCACTGTCGAGTAATATGATAAGATTTTTCAAGAATAGTGATGAAACATGGAGCCATGAG GTCGTTATATCAGTTAAACCCATAAAAGTAGAAAACTGGGTTCTTCCAGAAATGCCAGGGCTTATCACCGACTTCTTGATCTCTCTGGATGATCGATTTTTCTACTTTGTGAACTGGCTTCATGGAGACATTCGCCAGTATAACATCGAAGACCCTAAAAACCCTGTCTTAACGGGACAAATTTGGGTGGGTGGTTTACTACAAAAGGGTGGTCCTGTTAAGGCTGTTAGAGAAGACGGCGGTACTTACCAGTTTGATGTTCCTCAAATCAAG GGGAAATCTCTGAGAGGAGGACCTCAAATGATTCAGCTTAGCCTTGATGGTAAACGACTGTATGCAACAAACTCGTTATACAGCGTGTGGGACCGTCAGTTTTACCCTGAACTTATGGATAAAGGATCACACATAATTCAGATTGATGTTGATACAGAGAAAGGTGGTCTCTCAATAAACCCTGATTTCTTTGTGGACTTTGGTGAAGAACCTGATGGTCCTGCGCTTGCCCACGAGATGAGATATCCCGGCGGAGACTGCACATCTGATATCTGGATTTGA